A stretch of Desulfuromonas acetexigens DNA encodes these proteins:
- a CDS encoding addiction module protein, which produces MTVQLPLDRMNTAEKLAAMEALWEDLSRNAPTVAVPEWHREVLMVREAEIQAGVDGFGDWEEAKDAIRAAVKK; this is translated from the coding sequence ATGACCGTACAATTGCCTTTGGACCGGATGAATACGGCGGAGAAATTGGCCGCGATGGAAGCGCTGTGGGAGGATCTCAGCCGCAACGCCCCAACGGTCGCGGTCCCGGAATGGCATCGCGAAGTGCTGATGGTGCGCGAAGCTGAAATCCAAGCCGGAGTTGATGGGTTTGGCGATTGGGAGGAAGCCAAGGACGCGATCCGCGCGGCGGTAAAAAAATGA
- a CDS encoding CvpA family protein codes for MNGIDIAILGTLGAFLLKGLLRGLLKELCSLIGLLLGAFLAFRFYAPMAESLAQSFNLPLPACNIAAFLLVFLATTLAFAVIGYLLSKVVKLLFLGGFNRVAGGVFGLAQGGLLLAVVLFGVSLIQLPGPLGRLLDHSELAPPFVQLGRTVFQGSVKALDTHQGSPPKPKEKTKI; via the coding sequence ATGAACGGCATCGACATCGCGATTCTCGGCACCCTCGGAGCCTTTCTGCTCAAGGGTCTGTTGCGCGGCCTGCTCAAGGAACTCTGTTCCCTCATCGGCCTGCTGCTCGGGGCCTTTCTGGCTTTCCGCTTTTACGCGCCGATGGCCGAAAGCCTCGCTCAATCCTTCAACTTGCCCCTGCCGGCCTGCAACATCGCTGCCTTTCTCCTGGTCTTTCTGGCGACGACACTGGCCTTCGCAGTCATCGGCTACCTGCTGTCGAAGGTCGTTAAGCTGCTCTTTCTCGGCGGCTTCAACCGCGTCGCCGGGGGCGTGTTCGGGCTGGCTCAGGGGGGCTTGCTGCTGGCGGTCGTCCTTTTCGGCGTTTCCCTGATCCAGCTCCCCGGTCCCCTGGGCCGCCTGCTGGACCATTCCGAACTGGCCCCGCCCTTCGTCCAACTCGGTCGAACGGTCTTCCAGGGGAGCGTCAAGGCCCTGGACACGCATCAGGGATCGCCCCCCAAGCCAAAGGAAAAGACCAAAATCTGA
- a CDS encoding endonuclease MutS2 has product MIEASLRVLEYDKIAQLLAGFTLSAPGKDRVLALAPLAERDEVATALAEVTEMTALLAGQGRPPLSGCRDLLPSLRQLHAEGTFLLPEVLLDVLSSIEAARDTRNYFGERERAPLLAERAALLEPQRELQREIRRSIGPRGEILDGASFELGDLRQQLRQLRGRIKRVLEDLLASEKLAGAFQERLITERNGRYVLPVRADHRGQVKGFIHDESASGQTLFVEPVSVLEWNNELHSLAREEKREEERILRRLSDQVRRQAESLARNQELLAHFDLRSAAGLFARASDAVAPRLAATPLLELRQAKHPLLLFHPDGRKREQPVTAVDLLLGEAADTLVISGPNTGGKTVALKTIGLLALMVRSGLPIPCHPDSRIGLFDQVFADIGDEQSIEENLSTFSGHLRRIGRILEEADGNSLVLMDEVGTGTDPAEGGALAMAILDSLRRRGARTVVTTHLNLVKGYAHLQAGVENAAVEFDRQTLAPTYRLHYGIPGASNAFTIARRLGIPEEVLERAGTYLGQGEREGLELLEELNRLRKDLDRELAEATTLKRRAEQEREKRRKLLHELEEQKRKLLDQATRRGEQLVREAQQKLKEVLREAGTATVDARSQARLTAELREIGEGLTELRPEPARRGQAPREVQIGELLRIPALNTEGEVLRRDGETVELSIQGKKLRLPLAQLESFSPRRFALRGEGKIRGRIEREGFSPRLLLVGKRVEDALLLLDRFLDDALLHHQRQVEVVHGSGEGILRRAVRDFLGGHREVRAFHAADLPQGGDNVTIVELRTG; this is encoded by the coding sequence ATGATTGAAGCGAGCCTGCGGGTTCTTGAATACGATAAAATCGCCCAACTGCTGGCCGGGTTCACCCTGAGCGCGCCGGGCAAGGATCGCGTCCTCGCCCTGGCCCCTCTGGCGGAGCGGGACGAGGTGGCGACGGCCCTGGCCGAGGTCACGGAGATGACGGCGCTCCTCGCAGGGCAAGGACGCCCGCCCCTGAGCGGTTGCCGCGACCTGCTCCCGTCCCTGCGCCAACTGCACGCCGAAGGGACCTTCCTGCTCCCGGAAGTGCTGCTCGATGTCCTTTCCAGCATCGAAGCGGCCCGCGACACCCGCAACTATTTTGGTGAACGGGAGAGGGCGCCCCTGCTCGCCGAACGAGCTGCCCTGCTCGAACCCCAGCGGGAACTTCAGCGGGAAATCCGCCGGAGCATCGGCCCGCGCGGGGAGATCCTCGACGGCGCCTCCTTCGAACTCGGCGACCTGCGCCAACAGCTCCGCCAGCTGCGCGGGCGCATCAAGCGGGTGCTGGAAGACCTGCTCGCTTCGGAGAAGCTGGCCGGAGCCTTTCAGGAACGCCTCATTACCGAGCGCAACGGCCGCTACGTGCTGCCGGTGCGGGCCGATCATCGCGGCCAGGTCAAGGGCTTCATCCACGACGAGTCGGCCAGCGGCCAGACCCTCTTCGTCGAGCCGGTGTCGGTGCTGGAGTGGAACAACGAACTGCACAGCCTGGCGCGGGAAGAGAAACGCGAGGAAGAGCGCATTCTCCGTCGCCTCTCCGATCAGGTTCGACGGCAGGCGGAAAGTCTGGCACGGAATCAGGAACTTCTGGCCCACTTCGATCTGCGCTCGGCCGCCGGGCTCTTCGCCCGCGCCAGCGACGCCGTGGCGCCGCGCCTGGCGGCGACGCCCCTGTTGGAACTGCGCCAGGCGAAGCATCCGCTGCTGCTCTTTCATCCCGACGGGCGCAAACGCGAACAGCCGGTGACCGCGGTCGACCTGCTCCTCGGCGAAGCGGCCGACACCCTGGTCATCAGCGGCCCCAACACCGGCGGCAAGACGGTGGCGCTGAAAACCATCGGTCTGCTCGCCCTGATGGTCCGCTCGGGACTGCCGATCCCCTGTCATCCCGACAGCCGCATCGGGCTCTTCGACCAGGTCTTTGCCGACATCGGCGACGAGCAGAGCATTGAAGAAAATCTCTCGACCTTCTCCGGCCACCTGCGTCGCATCGGTCGCATTCTCGAAGAGGCCGACGGCAACTCCCTGGTGCTGATGGATGAAGTCGGCACCGGCACCGACCCCGCCGAAGGTGGAGCGCTGGCCATGGCGATCCTCGACAGCCTGCGTCGACGCGGGGCGCGGACGGTGGTGACCACCCACCTGAATCTGGTCAAGGGCTATGCTCATCTGCAAGCCGGAGTCGAAAATGCCGCCGTCGAGTTCGACCGCCAGACCCTGGCGCCGACCTACCGGCTGCACTACGGCATCCCCGGCGCCAGCAACGCCTTCACCATCGCCCGCCGCCTCGGCATCCCCGAAGAGGTGCTGGAGCGCGCCGGAACCTATCTCGGCCAGGGGGAACGGGAGGGGTTGGAGCTCCTCGAAGAGCTGAACCGGCTGCGTAAGGATCTCGACCGGGAACTGGCCGAGGCGACGACGCTGAAAAGGCGGGCCGAACAGGAGCGGGAAAAGCGCCGCAAGCTGCTGCACGAACTGGAGGAGCAGAAGCGCAAGCTCCTCGATCAGGCAACCCGACGCGGCGAGCAACTGGTGCGGGAGGCGCAGCAGAAACTCAAGGAAGTGCTGCGCGAGGCCGGGACCGCCACCGTCGATGCCCGGAGTCAGGCGCGGCTGACCGCTGAACTGCGTGAAATTGGTGAAGGGCTGACCGAGTTGCGCCCGGAACCGGCGCGCCGGGGCCAAGCCCCTCGTGAGGTGCAAATCGGCGAACTGCTGCGCATCCCCGCCCTGAACACCGAAGGGGAAGTGCTGCGCCGCGACGGCGAGACCGTCGAACTGTCGATCCAGGGGAAGAAGCTGCGCCTGCCCCTGGCCCAGCTCGAAAGTTTCAGCCCCCGGCGTTTTGCCCTGCGGGGAGAAGGCAAAATCCGCGGTCGCATCGAGCGGGAAGGCTTTTCCCCCCGATTGCTGCTGGTTGGCAAGCGGGTCGAGGATGCCCTGCTTTTGCTCGACCGCTTTCTTGACGACGCCCTGCTTCATCACCAGCGCCAGGTCGAGGTCGTGCACGGTAGCGGCGAAGGCATCCTGCGTCGGGCGGTACGGGACTTTCTCGGCGGGCATCGGGAAGTCAGGGCCTTCCATGCCGCCGATCTCCCCCAGGGCGGGGATAATGTGACCATCGTCGAACTGAGGACCGGATGA
- a CDS encoding type II toxin-antitoxin system RelE/ParE family toxin produces MKLRIAAAARRDLERGYRFYEAQGEGLGNYFLDALFSDIDSLRLYAGVHPQVWNGYHRLLARRFPYAIYYRLDDEVVFIYAVLDCRRNPETHEKRLRR; encoded by the coding sequence ATGAAGTTGCGGATCGCCGCCGCTGCCCGGCGCGACCTGGAACGCGGATATCGTTTCTACGAAGCTCAAGGAGAAGGTCTGGGCAATTACTTTCTCGACGCGCTTTTTTCCGATATCGACTCGTTGCGTCTGTATGCCGGCGTTCATCCCCAGGTCTGGAATGGTTATCATCGCCTGCTGGCCCGACGGTTTCCTTACGCGATCTACTACCGCCTCGACGATGAAGTCGTTTTTATTTACGCAGTCCTTGATTGTCGTCGCAATCCCGAAACACACGAGAAGCGATTACGGCGCTGA
- the dnaG gene encoding DNA primase, with protein sequence MTGHIAEETIREIREHIDIVEVVSSYVTLKRSGHNHLGLCPFHGEKTPSFNVNSAKQIFHCFGCGVGGDVFSFLMRMEGLAFPEVVRKLGERVGIRIEEEAVSPAELRRREERERLARINEVACDYYHQILLDGPEGAAGRQYLRKRGYDGEMARTFRLGFAPERWDGLVEHLTRKGFDAKEARELGLIRPGKEGRGDYDLFRNRLLFPIIDLGGKVAAFGGRVLDDRLPKYLNSPESPLYHKGRMLYGLAQGREAMRKNDTAIVVEGYFDHLALYRAGFANAAATCGTALTEEHGRLLQRYAKKVLLLFDQDQAGRKATFRAMEVLLPLGLSVAVVPLDAGEDPDSFLVKAGPNAFTERLNQARPVLEVYLDALLDEQGDGIEGRARATEEFLARLKLVPSEIERGLYLRNLAQRTGLAQDLLEKKLSLPVAPSAPVAPPTPRQPATPPRRVPTGPSREIKAQEWLLRLMMDDAGARAEVSAEGVGELFLDPDRQKIAEEIIARGKEEEILTESLIFERLDEEQKAILSGILVKDEKSFADERGRILRDCHQTVLKETLKRRIRELDEEIRQAEKQGEAERAATCQAERLRLSRELKK encoded by the coding sequence ATGACGGGACACATCGCCGAAGAAACCATCCGGGAAATCCGCGAGCACATCGATATTGTCGAGGTCGTTTCCTCCTATGTCACGCTCAAGCGCTCCGGGCACAATCACCTCGGACTCTGCCCTTTTCATGGGGAAAAAACCCCGTCCTTCAACGTCAACAGTGCCAAGCAGATCTTTCACTGCTTTGGTTGCGGCGTGGGGGGCGACGTTTTTTCCTTTCTCATGCGCATGGAAGGGCTGGCCTTCCCCGAGGTGGTGCGGAAACTCGGCGAACGGGTCGGCATCCGCATCGAGGAAGAGGCCGTCAGCCCGGCCGAACTCCGGCGCCGCGAGGAACGGGAACGGCTGGCACGGATCAACGAGGTCGCCTGCGACTATTATCACCAGATCCTGCTCGACGGACCGGAAGGGGCGGCGGGACGCCAGTATCTGCGCAAACGGGGGTACGACGGCGAGATGGCGCGGACCTTCCGCCTTGGTTTCGCTCCGGAACGCTGGGACGGCTTGGTCGAACATCTGACACGCAAGGGTTTCGACGCCAAGGAAGCGCGGGAGCTGGGGCTGATCCGGCCGGGGAAAGAAGGGCGGGGGGATTACGACCTCTTTCGCAACCGCCTGCTTTTTCCGATCATCGACCTTGGCGGCAAGGTCGCAGCCTTCGGCGGCCGGGTCCTCGACGACCGCCTGCCCAAGTATCTGAATTCGCCCGAATCCCCCCTCTACCATAAGGGGCGGATGCTCTACGGCCTGGCCCAGGGGCGCGAGGCGATGCGCAAAAACGACACGGCGATTGTGGTCGAGGGCTACTTCGACCATCTCGCTCTGTATCGGGCCGGTTTCGCCAACGCGGCAGCGACCTGCGGCACGGCCCTCACCGAAGAGCACGGCCGCCTGCTGCAACGCTACGCCAAGAAGGTGCTGCTCCTCTTCGACCAGGACCAGGCCGGTCGCAAAGCGACTTTCCGCGCCATGGAGGTGCTCCTCCCCCTCGGCCTTTCAGTCGCGGTGGTGCCTCTCGACGCCGGGGAGGATCCCGACTCCTTCCTGGTCAAAGCCGGCCCCAACGCCTTCACCGAGCGACTCAACCAGGCGCGACCGGTGTTGGAAGTCTATCTCGACGCGTTGCTCGACGAGCAGGGGGACGGCATCGAGGGGCGAGCGCGAGCGACCGAGGAGTTCCTGGCGCGGCTCAAGCTGGTGCCGAGCGAGATCGAACGCGGTCTTTATCTGCGGAATCTGGCGCAGCGCACCGGCCTGGCCCAGGATTTGCTTGAAAAAAAACTTTCCCTGCCGGTCGCGCCAAGCGCTCCTGTTGCGCCCCCCACGCCCCGGCAACCCGCCACGCCGCCGCGCCGGGTCCCGACCGGTCCATCCCGGGAAATCAAGGCCCAGGAATGGCTGCTGCGGTTGATGATGGATGACGCCGGCGCCCGCGCGGAAGTCTCCGCCGAAGGGGTCGGAGAACTTTTTCTCGACCCTGACCGTCAAAAAATCGCCGAAGAGATCATCGCCCGCGGTAAGGAAGAAGAAATATTGACCGAATCGCTCATTTTTGAGCGCCTCGACGAAGAGCAGAAAGCGATTCTTTCGGGTATTCTTGTCAAGGACGAAAAATCTTTCGCCGATGAACGGGGGCGCATCCTGCGTGACTGCCACCAGACGGTGCTTAAAGAGACCCTGAAACGACGTATCCGGGAACTCGACGAAGAGATTCGCCAGGCCGAAAAGCAGGGCGAGGCGGAACGCGCGGCCACCTGCCAGGCCGAACGCCTGCGCCTCAGCCGCGAATTAAAAAAATAA
- the hisH gene encoding imidazole glycerol phosphate synthase subunit HisH, with protein MITIIDYGMGNLRSVQKGFERVGFAAKVTADPADLRDAEKLVLPGVGAFKDCMDNLREGGFIEPIRRHVESGRPFLGICLGLQLLFSESEEFGRHQGLGIIPGKVVRFPGDLRVAGEELKVPHMGWNQIRLRQDAPLFRGVADGSAVYFVHSYYVIPDDPTVVAAVTDYGIEFCSAIRRENVMATQFHPEKSQQVGLRILKNFGEM; from the coding sequence ATGATTACCATCATCGATTACGGCATGGGCAATCTGCGCAGCGTGCAGAAAGGCTTCGAGAGGGTCGGCTTCGCGGCGAAAGTGACCGCCGATCCCGCCGACCTGCGGGACGCCGAAAAACTGGTCCTGCCCGGCGTCGGCGCCTTCAAGGACTGCATGGACAACCTGCGCGAAGGCGGCTTCATCGAACCGATCCGGCGTCATGTGGAAAGCGGTCGCCCCTTCCTCGGCATCTGCCTCGGCCTGCAACTGCTCTTTTCCGAGAGCGAGGAATTCGGCCGCCATCAAGGGTTGGGGATCATTCCCGGCAAGGTGGTGCGTTTCCCCGGCGACCTGCGGGTGGCCGGCGAGGAACTCAAGGTACCGCACATGGGCTGGAACCAGATTCGTCTGCGTCAGGACGCGCCCCTCTTCCGGGGCGTGGCCGACGGCAGCGCGGTCTATTTCGTGCACAGTTATTACGTGATCCCCGACGACCCGACCGTGGTCGCCGCCGTCACCGACTACGGCATCGAGTTTTGCTCGGCGATCCGCCGGGAGAACGTCATGGCCACCCAGTTCCACCCCGAGAAGAGCCAGCAGGTCGGCCTGCGGATTTTAAAGAATTTCGGGGAGATGTAA
- the hisF gene encoding imidazole glycerol phosphate synthase subunit HisF, which produces MLSKRIIPCLDVKDGRVVKGVQFVELRDAGDPVEAAEAYDAQGADELTFLDITASSDKRGIILDVVARTAERVFMPLTVGGGVREIADIRNLLNAGADKVSINTAAVHRPDFVREAAERFGSQCIVVAIDARQVAGSDPRRWEVYTHGGRNGTGIDVLEWAARMESYGAGEILLTSMDKDGTKDGYDIPLTRAVSDRVKIPVIASGGVGNLEHIREGLVEGGASAALAASIFHFREHSIGECKEYLRQHGVPVRL; this is translated from the coding sequence ATGCTGAGCAAACGCATCATCCCCTGCCTCGACGTTAAGGACGGCCGCGTGGTCAAAGGCGTGCAGTTCGTTGAACTGCGCGACGCCGGCGACCCGGTGGAGGCCGCCGAGGCCTACGACGCCCAAGGCGCCGACGAACTGACCTTCCTCGATATCACCGCCTCCAGCGACAAACGCGGCATCATTCTCGACGTGGTGGCGCGCACCGCCGAGCGGGTCTTCATGCCCCTCACCGTCGGCGGCGGGGTGCGGGAAATTGCCGATATCCGCAACCTGCTCAATGCCGGGGCGGACAAGGTGTCGATCAATACCGCCGCCGTGCATCGCCCCGACTTCGTCCGCGAAGCCGCCGAGCGCTTCGGCTCCCAGTGCATCGTCGTCGCCATCGATGCCCGGCAAGTGGCGGGATCCGACCCGCGCCGATGGGAGGTCTACACCCACGGCGGCCGCAACGGCACCGGCATCGACGTGCTCGAATGGGCGGCGCGCATGGAAAGCTACGGCGCCGGGGAGATCCTGCTCACCTCCATGGACAAGGACGGCACCAAGGACGGCTACGACATCCCCCTGACCCGCGCCGTCAGCGATCGGGTGAAAATCCCGGTGATCGCCTCGGGCGGAGTCGGCAACCTCGAACATATCCGCGAAGGTCTGGTCGAAGGCGGGGCGAGCGCGGCCCTGGCCGCCAGCATCTTTCATTTCCGCGAACACAGCATCGGCGAGTGCAAGGAATATCTCCGCCAGCACGGCGTGCCGGTGCGGTTATAA
- a CDS encoding GatB/YqeY domain-containing protein — translation MSLQERLNTAMKEAMRAKNSLRLNAIRLVKTAIKNKEIEARQEFDDQAVIGVLSTLVKQRRESGQVYRESNRADLAEKEEQELAVIQEFLPQQLSEEEIKTIIEAAVAETGAASARDMGKVMKIVSAKTVGRADGRMVSELVKARLA, via the coding sequence ATGAGTCTGCAAGAACGACTGAACACCGCCATGAAAGAGGCCATGAGGGCCAAGAATTCTCTGCGTCTCAATGCCATCCGCCTGGTCAAGACCGCGATCAAGAATAAGGAGATCGAGGCCCGGCAGGAGTTCGACGATCAGGCGGTGATCGGGGTGCTCTCGACCCTGGTCAAACAGCGCCGGGAGTCGGGCCAGGTCTACCGGGAAAGCAACCGGGCCGATCTCGCCGAGAAGGAAGAACAGGAACTGGCGGTGATCCAGGAGTTTCTGCCGCAGCAACTCAGCGAAGAAGAGATTAAAACCATCATCGAGGCGGCGGTGGCGGAAACCGGCGCGGCTTCGGCTCGCGATATGGGCAAGGTGATGAAGATCGTCAGCGCCAAGACCGTCGGTCGCGCCGATGGCCGCATGGTGAGCGAACTGGTCAAGGCCCGGTTGGCCTGA
- the hisD gene encoding histidinol dehydrogenase, translating to MIQTLRFSDPGFADAFRKIEERGETAPAGVVETVQAIIADVRARGNQAVFDYTLRFDRLELSAATVEVQAEELDRALASIPTDSRAALELAAKRIADYHRKQKQETWISTDEADVLLGQMVRPLDRVGIYVPGGKAAYPSSVLMNAVPAKVAGVAEVVMVVPMPGGEVNPFVLAAARIAGVDRVFKIGGAQAVAALAYGTASIPKVDKITGPGNIYVATAKQLVFGKVDIDMIAGPSEILIINDGSGVPAHLAADLLGQAEHDELASSILITTDEDFAKQVADEVEKQLRQLSRESIARQSIDRYGAIILAQNLDEAIDFSNRIAPEHLELAVDNPFEILPRIRHAGAIFMGHHTPEAAGDYLAGPNHTLPTGGTARFFSPLSLDDFVKKSSIVSFSRAGLARLGKEIVHIAELEGLQAHARSVSLRLGK from the coding sequence ATGATTCAGACATTGCGTTTTTCCGATCCCGGCTTTGCCGACGCCTTTCGCAAGATCGAGGAACGGGGGGAGACGGCGCCGGCCGGCGTGGTCGAGACGGTACAGGCGATCATCGCCGATGTCCGCGCCCGGGGGAATCAGGCGGTCTTCGACTATACCCTCCGCTTCGACCGGCTCGAGCTCAGCGCCGCGACGGTGGAAGTCCAGGCCGAGGAGCTCGACCGGGCCCTGGCGTCCATCCCCACCGACTCCCGCGCCGCCCTGGAACTGGCGGCGAAACGCATCGCCGACTACCACCGCAAGCAGAAGCAGGAGACCTGGATCTCCACCGACGAAGCCGATGTCCTTCTCGGCCAGATGGTACGGCCCCTGGATCGGGTCGGCATCTATGTCCCCGGCGGCAAAGCCGCCTACCCGTCGTCGGTGCTGATGAACGCCGTCCCCGCGAAAGTGGCGGGAGTCGCCGAGGTCGTCATGGTCGTGCCGATGCCCGGCGGCGAGGTCAATCCCTTCGTCCTGGCGGCGGCCCGCATCGCCGGGGTCGACCGCGTCTTCAAGATCGGCGGCGCCCAGGCGGTGGCGGCTTTGGCTTACGGCACCGCGAGCATCCCCAAGGTCGACAAGATCACCGGCCCGGGGAATATCTACGTCGCCACGGCGAAACAGCTGGTCTTCGGCAAGGTCGATATCGACATGATCGCCGGACCGAGCGAAATCCTGATCATCAACGACGGCAGCGGCGTTCCCGCCCATCTCGCCGCCGACCTGCTCGGCCAGGCCGAGCACGACGAACTGGCTTCGTCGATCCTTATTACCACCGACGAAGACTTCGCCAAGCAGGTCGCCGACGAGGTCGAAAAGCAACTGCGGCAGCTGTCGAGGGAAAGCATCGCCCGCCAGTCCATCGACCGCTACGGGGCGATCATCCTGGCGCAGAATCTCGACGAGGCGATCGACTTTTCCAACCGCATCGCCCCCGAGCATCTGGAGCTGGCGGTGGACAATCCCTTCGAGATCCTCCCCCGCATCCGCCACGCCGGGGCGATCTTCATGGGGCACCATACCCCGGAAGCGGCCGGCGACTACCTCGCCGGGCCGAACCATACCCTGCCAACGGGGGGTACGGCGCGTTTCTTCTCGCCCTTGTCGCTGGACGATTTTGTCAAGAAATCGAGCATCGTCTCCTTCTCCCGGGCGGGACTTGCGCGGCTCGGCAAAGAAATCGTCCACATCGCCGAACTCGAAGGCCTGCAGGCCCACGCCCGCTCGGTCTCCTTGCGCCTGGGAAAATAA
- the hisA gene encoding 1-(5-phosphoribosyl)-5-[(5-phosphoribosylamino)methylideneamino]imidazole-4-carboxamide isomerase, with protein MIVIPAIDLKEGRCVRLEQGLMEKDTVYAHDPAAQARIWQEQGGELLHIVDLDGAFAGVPRNKAAIEDIVQAIDIPTELGGGVRDLATIEAYLQLGIGRVILGTVAKEKPELVQEACRLFPGRIVVGIDASNGFVAVRGWADVTEKKATEMAKEMEGFGVEAIIYTDIARDGMMQGPNLEATRALAESIRIPVIASGGVSSLKDIENLMAIEDAGVVGVITGKAIYSGALDLQAAVALTKRS; from the coding sequence ATGATTGTCATACCCGCCATCGATTTGAAGGAAGGCCGCTGCGTTCGTCTTGAGCAGGGGCTGATGGAGAAGGACACCGTCTATGCGCACGACCCCGCCGCCCAAGCCCGCATCTGGCAGGAGCAGGGGGGCGAACTGCTGCACATCGTCGATCTCGACGGTGCCTTCGCCGGGGTGCCGCGCAATAAGGCGGCGATCGAGGACATCGTCCAGGCTATCGACATCCCCACCGAACTCGGCGGCGGCGTGCGCGACCTGGCCACCATCGAGGCCTACCTCCAGCTCGGTATCGGCCGCGTGATCCTCGGCACCGTCGCCAAGGAGAAGCCGGAGCTGGTCCAAGAGGCCTGCCGCCTCTTCCCCGGTCGCATCGTCGTCGGTATCGACGCCAGCAACGGCTTTGTCGCCGTACGCGGCTGGGCCGACGTCACCGAAAAGAAGGCGACGGAAATGGCCAAGGAGATGGAAGGCTTCGGCGTCGAGGCGATCATCTACACCGATATCGCCCGCGACGGCATGATGCAGGGGCCGAACCTGGAAGCGACCCGCGCCCTGGCCGAGTCGATCCGCATCCCGGTCATCGCCTCCGGCGGCGTCTCCAGCCTCAAGGACATCGAAAACCTCATGGCCATTGAGGATGCCGGCGTGGTCGGCGTCATCACCGGCAAGGCCATTTACAGCGGCGCTCTCGACCTGCAGGCGGCGGTGGCGCTGACCAAGCGCAGCTGA
- the hisIE gene encoding bifunctional phosphoribosyl-AMP cyclohydrolase/phosphoribosyl-ATP diphosphatase HisIE — translation MSLSAQLKFDAQGMLPAIARDAATGEVLMLAYMNAEAVDLTVTTGKVHYYSRSRRKLWMKGESSGHIQTVREIRYDCDADCLLLTVEQEGSACHTGHHSCFYRIWDEGDTRVDGEKQVDAAAIYGRQDILDAVYHVIQERRQNPTEKSYVASLFAKGLDKILGKIGEEATETAVAGKGGNPEEVVYEAADLFFHTLILLGYYDLPPERVYAELRRRFGLSGIEEKENRNK, via the coding sequence ATGTCCCTTTCTGCCCAACTCAAATTCGACGCCCAGGGGATGCTCCCCGCCATTGCCCGCGACGCCGCGACCGGCGAGGTGTTGATGCTGGCCTACATGAATGCCGAGGCGGTCGATCTGACGGTCACCACCGGCAAGGTCCACTACTATTCCCGCTCGCGGCGCAAGCTGTGGATGAAGGGGGAAAGTTCCGGACATATACAGACGGTGCGGGAGATCCGCTACGACTGCGACGCCGACTGCCTGCTGCTCACCGTCGAACAGGAAGGGTCGGCCTGTCATACCGGCCATCACTCCTGTTTTTACCGGATCTGGGATGAGGGGGACACCCGCGTCGACGGCGAGAAGCAGGTCGACGCGGCGGCGATCTACGGCCGTCAGGACATTCTCGACGCGGTCTATCACGTCATCCAGGAACGCCGCCAGAACCCGACGGAAAAATCCTATGTCGCCTCCCTCTTTGCCAAGGGCCTGGACAAGATTCTCGGCAAAATTGGCGAGGAAGCCACCGAGACCGCCGTCGCCGGCAAGGGGGGCAACCCCGAGGAGGTCGTCTACGAAGCCGCCGACCTTTTCTTCCACACCCTGATCCTCCTCGGCTACTACGACCTTCCGCCGGAGCGGGTCTACGCCGAATTGCGCCGCCGCTTCGGCCTGAGCGGCATCGAGGAGAAGGAAAACCGGAACAAATAA
- the hisB gene encoding imidazoleglycerol-phosphate dehydratase HisB — protein sequence MSRSATIDRRTKETQIQLTLELDGRGESSIATPVPFLDHMLTLLARHGFFDLTVTAQGDIEIDAHHTVEDLGICLGEAFKQALGNKAGIRRFGRGTMPMHEALASVIIDFSGRPFLVFNVDMPKAKVGNFDTELVEEFFVAFCNHAGANVHVNLAYGDNLHHIIEGIFKAFGRALDEATSFDPRIDGVLSTKGKLE from the coding sequence ATGTCCCGCAGCGCCACCATCGACCGCCGGACCAAGGAAACTCAGATCCAGCTGACCCTCGAACTGGACGGCCGGGGGGAGTCGAGCATCGCCACCCCCGTTCCTTTCCTCGACCACATGCTGACCCTGCTCGCCCGCCATGGCTTTTTCGATCTGACCGTCACGGCCCAAGGGGACATCGAAATCGACGCCCATCACACCGTCGAGGATCTCGGCATCTGTCTCGGCGAGGCCTTCAAGCAGGCCCTGGGCAACAAGGCCGGCATCCGCCGTTTCGGTCGGGGGACCATGCCCATGCACGAGGCGCTGGCCTCGGTAATCATCGACTTTTCCGGACGGCCGTTTCTGGTCTTCAACGTCGATATGCCCAAGGCCAAGGTCGGCAATTTCGATACCGAACTGGTCGAGGAGTTTTTCGTCGCCTTCTGCAACCACGCCGGCGCCAACGTCCACGTCAATCTGGCCTACGGCGACAATCTGCACCATATCATCGAGGGCATTTTCAAGGCTTTCGGCCGCGCCCTCGACGAGGCGACGAGTTTCGATCCCCGCATCGATGGCGTGCTCTCCACCAAGGGGAAGCTCGAATAG